The genomic DNA GGCTCAGGAAGTCAGGCATTACCTTGATCAGATCAACTTTATTGAAATAGAAACACCATACTTGATCAAGTCCACTCCGGAGGGTGCTCGTGACTTTGTGGTTCCATCCCGCATGAACCAAGGTGAGTTTTATGCGCTACCACAATCGCCTCAAAGCTTTAAGCAGCTGCTCATGGTTTCTGGTTTCGACCGCTATTTCCAGATTGTACGCTGCTTCCGCGACGAGGACCTTCGCGCCGATCGTCAACCTGAGTTTACACAGATCGACTGCGAAATGGCATTTGTGGAGCAGGAGGATGTGTTGAACACCTTTGAGGGAATGGCTAAGCACCTGTTTAAAGTAGTAAAAGGGGTTGATATCGACTATGCTTTTCCTCGCATGACTTATGCTGTGGCTATGGAGAGGTATGGTTCCGATAAGCCTGATATTCGCTTTGGCATGGAAATTCACGACTTGGGAAGCTTGGCTCGTGGAAAAGATTTTAAGGTTGTAGATGAAGCTGAGTTTGTGGGTGGCATCTGTGCTCCCAATTGTGGTGAATATAGCCGCAAACAGCTCGACGAACTCACCTTGTGGGTTCAGCGTCCGCAGGTGGGAGCGAAGGGGCTTATTTACGCTAAATGGCAGAGCGATGGCACCATTAAGTCGTCGGTGGATAAATTTTACAGTCAGGAGGATCTTGAAGGTTGGTTTAAGCACCTTGGCGGAAAAAAGGGCGACCTTTTGCTCGTGCTCACTGGTGCTCGAAATAAAATGCTTAGTGCTCTTGGAGATCTTCGTCTTGAGATGGGAAACCGTTTGGATTTAAGGCCGAAGGATGTGTTTGCTCCAATGTGGGTTGTTGACTTTCCTTTGTTTGAGTGGGATGAGGAAACCAAGCGATTCTATGCCATGCACCACCCATTTACTTCACCAAAACTCGAGGATATCCATCTCTTTGAATCCGATCCGGGAAAAGTGAGGGCAAATGCTTACGACTTTGTAGTGAATGGTGTCGAGATTGGTGGCGGGTCCATTCGTATTCACGACTCGGAACTCCAGCGGTTAATGTTTAAACAGCTTGGGTTTACCGAAAAGGAGGCCGAGAATCAGTTTGGATTTATCATTAACGCTTTCCGTTACGGTGCACCGCCCCATGGTGGTATTGCTTTCGGATTTGACAGGTGGTGCGCCATCTTTGGTGGATCCGACTCCATTCGAGATTATATCGCTTTCCCCAAGAATAATTCGGGACGAGATTTGATGGCCGATTCACCATCGTCGATTTCGGAACTGCAACTAAAGGAACTTGCCTTAAAGTTGAATCCTAACAGCTAAATATAGAAACCTGCTTCGGCAGGTTTTTTTATTTTGGCTCTAGGTGTTGCTCCGATTTTTTAAATGGAGATTATTTCAGTTGTTTCTGATTTTGTGTTGTGCTTAATCCTGAAATAAGCGGATTATACTCTTTTATATAGAAATGAAAAGACCTGCCAAGGAGGCAGGTCTTTTAATTCTTTTCAGAATGGTGTTAATTACTGAGCAACAACAGTTGTGTCAACAGCGGTAGTATCAACAACAGTGTTGGTATCAACCATTACAGTTGAGTCAACAGCAACCTCGGTAGTTGCAGTGTTAGAGCTGCAAGCAAACATAGAAACCATTCCGGCAATCATTAGCAGTTGTGCAAATCTTTTCATCTTGTTAATTTTTAAAAGTTAAGGTTTGAAGGTTTGAAAATCACGATGCAAAAATATACGAATTATCAATGCGTTGTTCTCTAAATGGCATAAATATTTTCATATTTTTTATTTTGTTCAAAAACAGGCGGCTTTTTTCTGATAAATACTACTTCTCAATCGTTTGCACTGTAATCAATATGGACATAACTGTTCATCAAAAATATTTTTAAAACGAAGGTTTAATTTTTTTTTTGTGTAGTGATTTTTTATGATGTATGGCAATCTGGCTCTTATAACCGATCCGAAAGTTGGAAAACCATCTAGTTTCCAGATGACAATTTCTTTTATATGCTTGAATTTTATAGTTTTGTATAGAGAATAATTCAAACCGTATCGAATTACAAAAAAAGCCAGCTGTTTTCAGCCGGCTTTTTTTGGTTACAATACAATTATTTTTTCTTTTGGTCTATTTGGCGTAGTAGTTCTTCTACCGCTTTAACAATTTGCTGATCTTTTCCTGATACTATTACGGATGGATCATTCGCAACTTTAAAGTCGGGCTCCAGTTGCTGGTTCTCGAGAAATTTGCCATTATCATCGATGTAACCAACCACGGGAATGCCAAAATATAGCGTGGGATCTTGGAGAGTTTCCCACCAAACGCTACTCATGGTACCGGGAACCGGCATTCCTACCAGTTTTCCAATCCCCATCTTTTGGTATACCCAAGGGGTTCCGTGGGCGTTGGAGTAATTGGATTCACTAATGAGCATGATGGATGGCTTTTTCCAGCGCTTGCGGGGTTGTTCTCCGATTTTTTGGCCTCGCGGAACTTGATCGAGGTATTTCTTTCCACTAAAGAGCACTTCAATGTCTTCGTGGAGGTGTCCGCCCCCGTTATAGCGGGTGTCGATTACAATACCTTCGCGGTTATTGTATTTGCCAAAAACGTCGGAATAGGTTGTTCTATAGCTGGGCTCATTCATACCTCTAATATGCACGTATCCTAATCGGCCTTTGGAAAGGCTATCAACTTCATGCTTGCGGTTGTTTACCCATCGCTGGTAAAGAAGTTCACTTTCTTGGGCGGTCGAAATCGGCTCAATTACCTCATCCCATTGGCTTCCGGTTTTAGGATCGCGAATGGATATCAGGGTTTTTTGTCCATTCTTTCGGTTGAGCAGCGGGCTTAGGTCTTGACCTTCTGCAATGGAAAGGCCATTTATTTTCTCGACAATACAGCCGGCTGTGATTTTGGATTCTGCCTTTTTAAAGGGTCCTTTTGCAAGAACTTCAGCAACGCGCATTCCTGCTCCTCTGTAGTTGAGGTCGTAAATGAGCCCGAGTGAGGCAATCTTGTCGCCGGAAGGATCGTTTGCCCTATAGCCCGAGCCAGAGTGGGAACAGTTCAACTCACCCAGCATCTCCGAGAGCATCTCTGCAAAATCGTAGTTGTTGTTGATGTAGGGTAAGAATTTGCGGTATTCATTTTTGTAGTATTTCCAGTCCACGCCCTGAAGGTCGATTCGGAAAAATTTCTCCTCCACTTGGCGGCCAATGTGGTTGAACATGTAATCCATCTCCTTGGGATGGTTTATGGTCATGTCTGCACTATAGCTTATGGCGGTTTTCTTTTCCGAAGATATTTCGATTTTGGAGGAAGAGTTGCCCGAAAGCACGAAGAGGTTTTTGCCTTCTTTATCGAGGGCAAGGCTACCTCCACGGCCGTTTAACTTCACCATTACCTTAGTCTCTTTCTTTCGGATATCGGTTGCCCATAAGTCGTATCCTCCCTCAAATTTTGTGAGGTAAAATAGTTTTTCCCCATCGTTGGAAAGGATGGCGTCAGAAATATCGGAGGAGTTAATGGTAAGTCTAACGATGCGATCCTCAGTGCTAGAGAAGTCTATATTAAGGGGTTCTGTCTTTTTTGTTCCCTTGGTGCTATCATCCTTTGCAGCATCTTTCTTTTTGGCATCGGTATCCTTCTTCTCTTGATCCTTGAGCAGGTCGTAATCTTCCTTGGAGAGCATGAAGCGGTCGAAAGCCTTTTGGTTTATGAAGAACGCATAAACATCACGTTGAGCACCCCAGCCAGCTTGACTAACCATGCCTTCTCGTTCTGAAAGCCAAATAATTGCATCGCCCTTCATAACCC from Williamwhitmania taraxaci includes the following:
- the aspS gene encoding aspartate--tRNA ligase; translation: MYRTHTCGELNLTQKGQSVKLSGWVQRVRRLGGMTFVDLRDRYGITQLVCGENASAEVKNITESLGREFVIQATGIVVERSNKNAKMATGNIEIQLDELKILHKSEVPPFTIEDESDGGDEIRMKYRYLDLRRNPLQKAMALRHRMAQEVRHYLDQINFIEIETPYLIKSTPEGARDFVVPSRMNQGEFYALPQSPQSFKQLLMVSGFDRYFQIVRCFRDEDLRADRQPEFTQIDCEMAFVEQEDVLNTFEGMAKHLFKVVKGVDIDYAFPRMTYAVAMERYGSDKPDIRFGMEIHDLGSLARGKDFKVVDEAEFVGGICAPNCGEYSRKQLDELTLWVQRPQVGAKGLIYAKWQSDGTIKSSVDKFYSQEDLEGWFKHLGGKKGDLLLVLTGARNKMLSALGDLRLEMGNRLDLRPKDVFAPMWVVDFPLFEWDEETKRFYAMHHPFTSPKLEDIHLFESDPGKVRANAYDFVVNGVEIGGGSIRIHDSELQRLMFKQLGFTEKEAENQFGFIINAFRYGAPPHGGIAFGFDRWCAIFGGSDSIRDYIAFPKNNSGRDLMADSPSSISELQLKELALKLNPNS
- a CDS encoding S41 family peptidase — protein: MINKMITAVVGALMSLSCFAQDTNPLWMRYPAISPDGSTIVFSFKGDLYTIATKGGPATALTTNPAYDFNPVWSADSKTIAFASDRFGNMDVFIVPTEGGTPKRLTTSPSEDIPFTFSPDGKQVIFGATIQDPANSAMFPARYLPELYSVALDQNRPVQLLAVSAENVMYADNGKMLLYNDIKGQENDWRKHHTSSVTRDLWSHTFATNQYKKLTQNPAEDRQPIAVGENVFFLSERSGTMNVWSFPLNAPEKTTQVTSFEKNPVRFLSATNNGILCYGYRGEIYTQQPGGTPSKVGVTIATDASENDIEALKLSNGASEAAVSSDGKEIALIIRGEVFVTSSDYATTKRITETAEQERSVSFSPDGKTLVYASERNGSWNIYLAKRERTGEPNFATATLITEEPLLETKEETFFPKFSPDGKEVAFLESRTKLKVINLASKKVREITDGSKTFSYSDGDVDYNWSPDSKWFAISYNDKMRHPHTDIGIVSAEGGKAAINITESGYSETNPSWVMKGDAIIWLSEREGMVSQAGWGAQRDVYAFFINQKAFDRFMLSKEDYDLLKDQEKKDTDAKKKDAAKDDSTKGTKKTEPLNIDFSSTEDRIVRLTINSSDISDAILSNDGEKLFYLTKFEGGYDLWATDIRKKETKVMVKLNGRGGSLALDKEGKNLFVLSGNSSSKIEISSEKKTAISYSADMTINHPKEMDYMFNHIGRQVEEKFFRIDLQGVDWKYYKNEYRKFLPYINNNYDFAEMLSEMLGELNCSHSGSGYRANDPSGDKIASLGLIYDLNYRGAGMRVAEVLAKGPFKKAESKITAGCIVEKINGLSIAEGQDLSPLLNRKNGQKTLISIRDPKTGSQWDEVIEPISTAQESELLYQRWVNNRKHEVDSLSKGRLGYVHIRGMNEPSYRTTYSDVFGKYNNREGIVIDTRYNGGGHLHEDIEVLFSGKKYLDQVPRGQKIGEQPRKRWKKPSIMLISESNYSNAHGTPWVYQKMGIGKLVGMPVPGTMSSVWWETLQDPTLYFGIPVVGYIDDNGKFLENQQLEPDFKVANDPSVIVSGKDQQIVKAVEELLRQIDQKKK